One region of Ostrinia nubilalis chromosome 14, ilOstNubi1.1, whole genome shotgun sequence genomic DNA includes:
- the LOC135078266 gene encoding uncharacterized protein LOC135078266, whose product MEDFTNISECKSISELVNIDNEVNNSQLKKVEEKFDSIYDKTKSVDIDNFEAIVSVDKVNKTAVITPVVRKKHIVDYDSSESETEEEKTSEAQTTSSKLAPKTPKLKRQRAATPHAKKLLSLMKQKVVEEYEETVNDDDYDGSPVTTKTTPSRSENSGVPDNQKEMTTPTSHIPHNLLKLAQIVTTSTPTHPVVGGWSIFPEQSADSPLSEIENTESPAQSIGNEPSKSENIAPKLKSIIVSGSRIRLGSQDSSEKHVTFQESVNNTDVSSVKIKKVKFAEDTIFEQENKAKRVYRKPKRMLTPGPQRPRFCLNPRFQALVNRFENQGQTVARTPVHNKEKTPESTPAIGEPTHMPARAIIFNEESLVVDTGNYSKESNELFKTCSDSPTSSAGVNTALSALTTNIAGSLQNCLASVLKSSGEDTEIQFQFVITKKTMSVKRIVEEGASLEEKCNEIEKHYEANKENIWSSVAKAVKNVFWGDQDTATTPFRSSNNDSDSSSASKRKCNEMTDPELSPLNHKRHRYDGRIRGRPPLRRSKTWGVSNLRSSQSAEQQSLLKEVSVGQDDAMNQSF is encoded by the exons ATGGAAGATTTTACTAACATATCCGAATGTAAAAGTATCTCAGAGCTCGTCAATATTGATAATGAAGTAAACAACTCACAGCTAAAAAAAGTAGAAGAGAAGTTCGATTCTATTTATGATAAAACAAAAAGCGTCGATATCGACAATTTCGAAGCGATAGTATCTGTTGATAAGGTGAATAAAACAGCTGTCATTACTCCGGTTGTAAGGAAAAAGCATATAGTTGATTATGATTCTAGTGAAAGTGAAACGGAGGAGGAGAAAACTTCTGAAGCACAAACAACTAGTTCTAAACTTGCACCAAAAACGCCAAAGTTAAAAAGGCAAAGGGCCGCTACTCCTCATGCAAAGAAATTACTTAGTCTGATGAAGCAAAAAGTTGTAGAAGAGTATGAAGAAACGgtcaatgatgatgattatgatggtTCCCCTGTTACTACAAAAACAACTCCATCCCGTAGTGAGAATTCTGGTG TTCCAGACAATCAGAAAGAGATGACCACGCCAACTTCTCACATTCCACATAATTTGTTAAAACTCGCACAAATAGTCACTACGAGCACTCCTACGCATCCTGTGGTGGGAGGTTGGTCTATTTTTCCGGAACAGAGTGCCGATTCTCCTCTCTCTGAAATCGAGAATACTGAGAGTCCCGCACAAAGTATTGGTAACGAG cCATCCAAATCCGAGAACATAGCTccaaaactaaaaagtatcaTAGTGTCTGGCAGTCGTATAAGATTAGGTAGCCAAGATAGCTCAGAAAAGCACGTCACATTCCAAGAATCGGTCAATAACACCGACGTTTCGTCAGTTAAAATAAAGAAAGTCAAATTCGCTGAGGATACCATTTTTGAACAGGAGAACAAAGCAAAAAGAG TATACAGAAAACCAAAACGCATGCTCACCCCAGGCCCTCAGAGGCCTCGATTTTGTCTTAATCCCCGGTTCCAAGCGCTCGTCAATCGATTCGAGAATCAAGGCCAAACGGTCGCACGGACGCCGGttcataataaagaaaaaacgcCTGAAAGCACACCGGCCATTGGCGAGCCAACGCACATGCCAGCCCGAGCAATAATCTTCAATGAAGAAAGCCTTGTCGTGGACACAGGGAACTACTCAAAAGAATCAAATGAATTATTCAAGACGTGCAGCGATTCTCCGACCAGCTCGGCAGGAGTCAATACAGCCCTGTCTGCACTTACGACCAATATAGCTGGTTCGCTGCAAAACTGCTTGGCATCTGTTCTTAAATCGTCTGGGGAAGACACCGAGATACAGTTCCAATTTGTAATTACAAAAAAGACGATGAGCGTGAAGCGAATCGTTGAAGAAGGTGCTAGTTTGGAAGAGAAATGCAATGAAATCGAAAAACATTATGAGGCAAATAAAGAAAACATTTGGTCGAGTGTAGCGAAGGCcgtcaaaaatgtgttttgGGGTGACCAAGATACTg CTACCACACCATTCCGCTCAAGCAACAACGATTCGGACTCATCTTCAGCATCGAAGCGCAAGTGTAACGAGATGACAGACCCTGAGCTAAGCCCATTGAACCACAAGCGGCATAGATATGACGGCAGGATCAGGGGACGTCCACCACTACGCAGGAGTAAGACCTGGGGAGTCTCGAATCTGAGGAGTTCGCAGTCGGCTGAACAGCAGTCCTTGTTGAAAGAGGTGTCTGTTGGACAAGATGACGCTATGAATCAAAGCTTCTGA